The proteins below come from a single Bactrocera dorsalis isolate Fly_Bdor chromosome 5, ASM2337382v1, whole genome shotgun sequence genomic window:
- the LOC105222523 gene encoding uncharacterized protein LOC105222523 — MQFYKFTFISVLIVLLAIASGEAKKHKKHRSSYSGAPSSKTKTKTKWSTSTDLGHNSAQLATEEHGYYVKRTFLPLNATAAPRSPPYLGIPIAWFACEGVACTKANTAAISGSAAVLQEGFLCDDDCVEPYEPICGKTPSELAVFYNKCKLNVAKCRTHGLWLDVAYEQCQKTHPKEVAYAERKFKTSPFFKDTKTLTVQKKKEEDNSSSEEDDAVLDVALQALDKIGHQIAAAEAEALDEAATTSTIVKSEVQAPIAKPVQADRMQENAAIVKPVKEISTTAKPIKASVAQAVVENNVNKPVESAHSKPTIGVAVPVAGSNAATVIVKK; from the exons ATGCAGTTTTacaaattcacttttatttcgG TGCTCATTGTCTTGCTCGCCATCGCCAGCGGAGaggccaaaaaacacaaaaaacacagATCCTCGTACAGCGGCGCACCTTCAAGTAAGaccaaaaccaaaaccaaatgGTCCACCTCCACCGACTTGGGACACAATAGCGCACAGCTTGCCACCGAGGAACACGGCTACTATGTGAAACGCACCTTCCTACCACTGAACGCTACGGCAGCACCACGAAGTCCACCCTACCTCGGCATACCGATTGCTTGGTTTGCCTGTGAAGGTGTCGCTTGCACCAAAGCCAATACAGCGGCTATAAGTGGTAGCGCTGCGGTGCTGCAGGAAGGTTTTCTCTGCGATGATGATTGTGTAGAGCCTTACGAACCGATCTGCGGTAAAACGCCTAGTGAACTGGCTGTGTTCTACAATAAATGCAAGTTAAATGTGGCCAAGTGTCGTACGCATGGATTGTGGTTGGACGTCGCCTATGAGCAGTGCCAGAAGACGCATCCCAAAGAGGTGGCATATGCTGAGCGCAAATTCaaaacatcaccatttttcaaaGACACTAAAACCCTCACAgtgcagaagaaaaaagaagaagataacTCATCTTCTGAGGAGGACGATGCTGTATTAGACGTAGCATTGCAGGCATTGGACAAAATAGGCCATCAAATTGCAGCCGCCGAGGCGGAAGCTTTGGACGAGGCCGCCACCACCAGTACGATAGTGAAAAGTGAAGTGCAAGCGCCCATCGCGAAACCAGTTCAGGCAGATCGTATGCAGGAAAACGCCGCGATCGTTAAACCCGTGAAGGAAATCAGCACAACTGCAAAACCTATTAAAGCGAGCGTTGCACAAGCAGTAGTGGAGaataatgtaaacaaacctgTTGAGAGCGCTCACTCGAAGCCAACAATTGGTGTTGCTGTACCCGTGGCTGGCAGTAACGCTGCCACAGTAATTGTTAAGAAATAA
- the LOC105222524 gene encoding mediator of RNA polymerase II transcription subunit 13 has product MATRKITTATLYFGLMCVVHAAALEPTLVNNTTTSAPERASVSTNTTTTSTATPLNIVDTTIITPNESQLDNDESMARQAVEGGRAVTPIGTKELDGRSAYINNQYVADEAPLSYNDTSPPLYQFLQEQMEQILASSLPGEYRLENNAANKESSAVGKEMTTNGYGVPALQNAVSSPVFAYGGTNFQEEDDDLIGAYGKAPDDKYYPGIAPTKPSTMELPKPIKVHNIITRPKLTHTATTTSTTTTTETPKAPSLGGYGGGQVSLSEVAAAPQYKPQVSNNNNNGYGSQPMSSYKPQIKEEYYSPNPSKYTYVRQNSTVHMRKRRITFKTVASASQIISTPLADLMFKYSIGVAKPSMAAGGNSLFEHDDQPVHNSPPSGYNDNLDLPKHAYSGKISHSSHRKN; this is encoded by the exons ATGGCTACACGAAAAATCACTACAGCAACACTATACTTCGGCTTGATGTGTGTTG TGCACGCAGCCGCTTTGGAGCCCACTTTGGTGAATAACACCACCACGAGCGCGCCTGAGAGAGCAAGTGTCAGTACGAACACAACCacaacatcaacagcaacacCGCTCAATATTGTAGACACCACGATTATAACTCCAAACGAAAGTCAGCTGGACAATGACGAGTCTATGGCTAGACAAGCTGTTGAAGGAGGACGTGCGGTCACACCGATTGGCACCAAAGAGTTAGATGGACGTAGCGCCTACATAAACAATCAATACGTGGCCGACGAAGCACCATTGTCGTACAATGATACTTCTCCGCCACTCTATCAATTTCTGCAGGAGCAAATGGAGCAAATACTCGCCTCGAGTTTGCCTGGTGAATATCGCTTGGAGAACAATGCCGCCAATAAAGAGAGTAGTGCGGTTGGCAAAGAGATGACCACCAATGGTTATGGTGTGCCAGCGCTACAAAATGCCGTAAGCAGTCCCGTATTCGCCTATGGCGGCACCAATTTTCAGGAAGAAGACGATGATTTGATAGGAGCCTATGGCAAAGCACCGGATGATAAGTATTATCCTGGCATTGCGCCTACCAAGCCAAGCACGATGGAACTACCGAAACCGATAAAAGTACATAACATTATTACGCGGCCCAAATTAACGCACACAGCGACAACAACCAGCACCACCACAACCACAGAGACGCCGAAAGCACCGAGCTTGGGTGGCTATGGTGGCGGTCAGGTGTCACTCTCAGAGGTTGCCGCAGCGCCGCAGTACAAGCCACAAGTgtccaacaataacaacaatggttATGGCTCACAGCCTATGTCCAGCTATAAGCCACAAATCAAAGAGGAATATTATTCGCCCAACCCGAGCAAGTACACTTATGTGCGACAAAATAGCACAGTGCATATGCGCAAACGTCGTATCACATTTAAGACGGTGGCGTCTGCATCACAGATCATCTCCACGCCGCTGGCAGATTTGATGTTCAAGTACTCGATTGGTGTGGCGAAGCCTTCGATGGCGGCCGGTGGCAACTCTTTGTTCGAGCATGATGATCAGCCCGTACATAATTCCCCTCCAAGCGGTTATAATGATAATCTGGATCTGCCGAAGCACGCGTATAGCGGTAAAATATCACATAGcagtcacagaaaaaattaa
- the LOC105222525 gene encoding transmembrane protein 19, with protein sequence MDVHAWLPVIFCSLSIPLSLFMWLGNLAFSKFWHSNEFEEPPVIPPTRWLFSTLAPLTLMTIALRRKSVNKSGAALGIIFSFILSIANHAFFASLAAFFFTSSRATKFRAHLKRKFEKDFKEGEGQRNWVQVLCNGGMATQLALLYLIDCGSCERPIDFSNEYRSSWLGVAVMSAFACCNGDTWASELGSVLSKKDPFLITTRRRVPRGTNGGVSIPGLVASLAGGLFVGVVYYITVRYTVEAHTLHASPSQWPLIIFGGVAGLLGSLLDSLLGATMQYSGVDKEGKIVECPGVGVRHISGLRILDNHSVNLISSIVTGVTMPLIALKFWPLY encoded by the exons ATGGACGTCCACGCCTGGTTGCCGGTGATATTTTGCAGTCTTTCCATTCCATTATCATTATTTATGTGGCTGGGTAATTTggctttttcgaaattttggcATTCAAATGAGTTTGAAG AACCGCCCGTCATACCCCCAACACGTTGGCTGTTCTCAACATTAGCGCCACTTACGCTTATGACAATTGCGCTACGCAGAAAATCCGTTAATAAATCAGGTGCTGCACTGGGTATAATATTTTCCTTCATTTTATCCATCGCCAACCATGCATTCTTCGCCAGCTTGGCGGCATTTTTCTTCACTTCGTCACGTGCAACTAAATTTCGTGCGCATTTGAAACGAAAATTCGAAAAAGACTTCAAAGAAG GTGAAGGCCAACGCAACTGGGTGCAGGTGTTGTGTAATGGTGGCATGGCTACACAGTTAGCGCTATTATATCTCATAGATTGCGGCAGTTGTGAGCGTCCCATTGATTTTTCCAATGAGTATCGCTCCAGCTGGTTAGGCGTTGCAGTTATga GCGCTTTCGCTTGTTGCAATGGCGATACATGGGCAAGTGAGCTCGGCAGTGTGCTTTCAAAAAAAGATCCATTCCTGATCACAACGCGTCGCCGTGTACCACGCGGCACTAACGGCGGTGTTTCTATACCAGGATTAGTGGCTAGTCTTGCTGGTGGCCTTTTTGTTGGAGTCGTCTACTATATAACGGTGCGTTATACCGTCGAAGCGCACACGCTACATGCGAGCCCTTCACAGTGGCCGCTTATAATATTTGGTGGCGTTGCTGGACTTCTTGGTTCTTTGTTGGATTCATTGCTTGGTGCTACAATGCAGTACTCTGGTGTCGATAAGGAAGGCAAAATTGTAGAATGTCCTGGAGTGGGTGTGCGCCATATCAGCGGTTTACGCATATTGGACAACCACAGTGTCAATTTGATTTCCAGCATTGTGACCGGTGTGACTATGCCTTTGATAGCGTTAAAATTTTGGCCTTTGTATTAA